The nucleotide window GAAATTTATGAGCCGAAGGAAGCGTTAAAACAGGGAACGATGTTCCGGAATCTTGACCTGCCTTTTTTCAAGGGAGGTGAGATTCTTGGGAGGTAGATGTGAAGCATTGGAACAGATAAATGAGGTTAGCTTTATGCTGAATGATCTAACTCTTTATCTGGATACTCATCCGACTGATAAGGAAGCTCTCGGATGGTTTGGAAAATACAGCGCGGAGAGGAAGAACCTTCTGAAGAAGTTTGAAGAAAATTATAATCCTCTGACCATTGATTGTGTGTGTACAGAACATCCAGAGAAAGAACCACATTTTACCTGGGTAGACGGACCTCTTCCCTGGGA belongs to Qiania dongpingensis and includes:
- a CDS encoding spore coat associated protein CotJA encodes the protein MECTCNGKPHMEGFKQECTCVLAMGTVPMQPFGEIYEPKEALKQGTMFRNLDLPFFKGGEILGR
- a CDS encoding spore coat protein CotJB; translated protein: MGGRCEALEQINEVSFMLNDLTLYLDTHPTDKEALGWFGKYSAERKNLLKKFEENYNPLTIDCVCTEHPEKEPHFTWVDGPLPWDCQEGGRAHVEL